The Collimonas fungivorans Ter331 genome has a segment encoding these proteins:
- a CDS encoding acyltransferase family protein translates to MLPAIRHPVNQSHRNHGLDTLRAAAITLVFMYHYMAFVSGSATFGWASKVGWTGVDLFFVLSGYLISNQIFAGVARGQQLSLRYFYARRFLRTLPNFYFVLALYFLFPVVMGGNAPPPLWRFLTFTQNLWLQPGTAFSHAWSLCIEEQFYLLLPAAVILAARYGKSIRLAWVALGLLMLAGIALRSLLWLQYGREAGGAVGGYYPNVYYSSFCRFDEFLPGIAVAILKNFHRDLWQKILRRGHLFLFFGALAVALLFYLAVNYYYIEGYGYGFFMSGFGYSLIAVAFALLVVAALSPCSYLYRWRIPGAAQLAAWSYAIYLMHKPLAMIAHPILKRAGIDPAVEVVLIALISIVGGYLLYRLVETPFMKLRDARFPSNFGAGAAPPQTELPAYTK, encoded by the coding sequence ATGCTGCCCGCCATCCGCCATCCTGTAAATCAATCGCATCGCAACCACGGCCTGGACACGCTGCGCGCCGCGGCGATCACGCTGGTATTCATGTACCACTACATGGCGTTTGTCAGCGGCTCAGCCACATTCGGCTGGGCCAGCAAGGTGGGTTGGACCGGAGTCGACCTGTTTTTTGTGCTGAGCGGATACCTTATCAGCAACCAGATCTTTGCCGGCGTCGCTCGCGGGCAGCAGCTTTCGCTCAGGTATTTCTACGCCAGGAGATTCCTGCGGACGCTGCCCAATTTCTACTTTGTGCTGGCGCTCTATTTTCTGTTTCCCGTGGTAATGGGAGGAAATGCGCCGCCGCCGTTGTGGCGCTTCCTCACTTTCACGCAGAATCTGTGGCTGCAGCCGGGAACCGCTTTTTCCCATGCCTGGTCGCTGTGCATAGAGGAACAGTTTTATCTGTTGTTGCCGGCCGCCGTCATCCTCGCCGCCAGGTATGGCAAGTCGATCCGGCTGGCCTGGGTCGCCCTCGGCCTGCTGATGCTGGCCGGGATCGCGCTGCGCAGCCTACTGTGGCTGCAGTATGGACGGGAGGCCGGCGGTGCGGTCGGTGGCTATTACCCGAATGTCTACTACTCGAGCTTTTGCCGCTTTGATGAGTTCCTGCCGGGTATTGCTGTCGCCATCCTGAAGAATTTTCACCGCGATCTCTGGCAAAAGATCCTGCGCCGCGGCCACTTGTTCTTGTTTTTCGGCGCCCTGGCGGTGGCGCTGCTTTTCTACCTGGCCGTCAATTATTACTATATCGAGGGCTATGGCTACGGCTTCTTCATGAGCGGATTCGGCTATTCGCTGATTGCCGTCGCCTTCGCGCTGCTGGTGGTCGCCGCGCTCAGTCCGTGCAGCTACCTGTACCGCTGGCGGATACCGGGCGCAGCCCAGCTGGCCGCATGGTCTTACGCCATCTACCTGATGCACAAGCCGCTCGCGATGATCGCTCACCCGATCCTGAAACGCGCCGGCATTGACCCGGCGGTCGAAGTTGTTCTGATCGCCTTGATCAGCATCGTGGGCGGATACTTGCTGTATCGATTGGTCGAAACGCCTTTCATGAAGCTGCGCGATGCGCGTTTCCCCAGCAACTTTGGCGCCGGCGCCGCACCGCCGCAAACAGAGCTCCCCGCTTACACGAAGTAG
- a CDS encoding prohibitin family protein, with protein sequence MPEFQNKKPVKLVLIAVVAIVVLMWIWPFGSVPTGNRGVVTSFGKIVGIENEGLVILPPWKKLTIFSIRAERADVEDAEGSTSDTQPVKVSMTVRYSISTNSVAEVYEKYSHDGDLSSYVQTATQEVFKAVTAKYSAPDLIARRSQVSGDISAALREKLKVYGAQVIGIDMRTFSFSPSYMAAINEKVTQEQLRLGAENKLKTVESEQKQKVAIAEAEAHAMQARADGEAYSQLKIATAQAESLKIQNAALAQNKDVLELRRIEVDMVRAKQWKGDVPATMYGSAPIPFVTNK encoded by the coding sequence ATGCCTGAGTTTCAGAACAAGAAGCCGGTGAAACTGGTTTTGATTGCAGTTGTCGCCATTGTCGTTTTGATGTGGATCTGGCCATTCGGATCGGTGCCTACCGGTAACCGCGGCGTGGTAACTTCGTTCGGGAAGATCGTCGGCATCGAGAACGAAGGGCTGGTCATCCTGCCGCCATGGAAGAAGCTGACCATCTTCAGCATCCGCGCCGAACGGGCAGACGTTGAAGATGCCGAGGGCAGCACCTCGGATACCCAGCCGGTCAAAGTCAGCATGACTGTCCGTTATTCGATTTCCACCAACAGCGTCGCCGAGGTCTACGAGAAATACAGCCACGACGGCGATTTGTCCTCCTATGTCCAGACCGCAACCCAGGAAGTGTTCAAGGCGGTCACCGCAAAATACAGCGCTCCCGACTTGATCGCGCGCCGCTCGCAAGTGAGCGGAGACATCAGCGCCGCGCTGCGCGAGAAACTGAAAGTGTACGGTGCGCAGGTGATCGGCATCGATATGCGGACTTTTTCCTTTTCTCCTTCCTACATGGCGGCGATCAACGAAAAAGTAACGCAAGAGCAGTTGCGGCTGGGCGCCGAAAACAAGCTCAAAACGGTGGAGTCGGAGCAAAAGCAGAAAGTCGCCATCGCTGAAGCCGAGGCGCATGCCATGCAGGCGCGTGCCGACGGCGAGGCTTATTCGCAACTGAAGATCGCAACGGCCCAGGCTGAGTCCCTGAAAATCCAGAACGCTGCGCTGGCGCAGAACAAGGATGTCCTGGAGCTGCGTCGCATCGAGGTTGACATGGTCCGCGCCAAACAATGGAAGGGCGATGTCCCGGCCACGATGTACGGTTCCGCGCCGATTCCGTTCGTGACCAACAAGTGA
- a CDS encoding S41 family peptidase → MHNPATTASEPAPVAPSSPHRSAFALLPMLFCAAFFCAPVHAAEASPCPPDWEAQICELKSVVDVLKKEHLTEIDVPAFLDETIRLGVKTLPYARFLNAQEQQEQVKKDQRTRNGTPGIGIIFETLPDGLHIIDVVPDAPAAQAGVRTGDLVVAMDGNSMVGIDNTEIAKYANGEAGAPLKLTLLRGASQQRLEFSPLRAIIKPRPASARRLDGNVLYTRLASFPEPTIGDYIDVVQAERKKGPPAAAVILDLRINGGGALNAAIGITALFTGRDKTAMVTLQRDDKIQHRISTNWPDYDLPVMQGQDPLAPLQGDDWWRSVPLIVLVDGQSASAAEATAAALKDLGRARLLGTPTYGKGMAQTGVGTRDGTYVVWSNARNLRPNGCPMEGYGVVPDWIVPPRKDADMDGVLLGYREVDIPRAAYANKPAPDPFADVRKERQRLRDRRALAKLDPANSAALPQKEFGTAKDWQLEQALNALAGKPVQVVRVNPRFMPAQPACMKFDMQETRQKT, encoded by the coding sequence ATGCACAACCCAGCCACGACTGCAAGCGAACCAGCTCCTGTTGCCCCCTCGTCCCCACATCGATCCGCATTTGCGCTGCTGCCTATGCTGTTCTGCGCCGCCTTTTTTTGCGCGCCGGTTCACGCAGCCGAAGCCTCGCCCTGCCCGCCCGACTGGGAAGCGCAGATCTGCGAGCTCAAGTCGGTAGTAGACGTGCTCAAGAAAGAACACCTGACGGAGATCGATGTCCCGGCCTTCCTCGACGAAACCATCCGCCTCGGCGTCAAGACCCTGCCCTACGCCCGCTTCCTCAATGCGCAGGAACAGCAAGAGCAGGTAAAAAAAGACCAGCGCACGCGCAACGGCACGCCCGGCATCGGCATCATTTTCGAAACCTTGCCGGATGGCTTGCATATTATCGATGTGGTGCCCGACGCGCCCGCCGCGCAAGCCGGGGTGCGCACCGGCGACCTGGTGGTGGCGATGGACGGCAACAGCATGGTAGGCATCGACAATACCGAAATCGCCAAGTACGCCAACGGCGAAGCCGGTGCGCCGCTCAAGCTGACGCTGCTGCGCGGCGCATCCCAGCAACGGTTGGAGTTCTCACCGCTGCGCGCAATCATCAAGCCAAGGCCGGCCAGCGCCAGGCGGCTCGACGGCAATGTGCTGTATACCCGGCTGGCCAGTTTTCCTGAGCCCACCATCGGCGATTACATAGACGTGGTGCAAGCGGAACGTAAAAAGGGACCGCCGGCCGCGGCAGTGATCCTCGATCTGCGCATCAACGGCGGCGGCGCGCTTAATGCGGCGATCGGCATTACGGCGCTGTTCACCGGCCGCGACAAGACGGCAATGGTGACGCTGCAGCGCGACGACAAGATCCAGCACCGCATCAGCACCAACTGGCCGGATTATGACCTGCCGGTGATGCAGGGCCAGGATCCGCTGGCGCCACTGCAAGGTGACGACTGGTGGCGTAGCGTGCCGCTCATTGTGCTGGTCGACGGCCAAAGCGCCTCAGCTGCCGAAGCCACCGCCGCCGCCCTGAAAGACCTCGGCCGCGCCAGGCTGCTGGGCACTCCGACCTATGGCAAGGGCATGGCGCAAACCGGCGTCGGCACGCGCGACGGTACTTACGTCGTCTGGAGCAATGCGCGCAACTTGCGGCCGAACGGTTGTCCGATGGAAGGCTATGGCGTAGTGCCTGACTGGATCGTGCCGCCGCGCAAAGACGCTGACATGGATGGCGTCCTGCTCGGTTATCGCGAAGTCGATATCCCGCGCGCCGCCTACGCCAACAAGCCGGCGCCCGATCCCTTCGCCGACGTGCGCAAGGAACGCCAGCGCCTGCGTGACCGGCGTGCGCTTGCCAAGCTGGACCCGGCCAACAGCGCGGCGCTGCCGCAAAAGGAATTCGGGACCGCCAAGGATTGGCAGCTGGAACAGGCGCTCAACGCGCTGGCCGGCAAGCCGGTGCAGGTGGTGAGGGTGAACCCGAGGTTCATGCCGGCGCAGCCGGCGTGCATGAAATTTGATATGCAGGAAACCAGGCAGAAAACTTAA
- a CDS encoding LacI family DNA-binding transcriptional regulator codes for MPHRFLMKEIALQAGVGLATVDRVLNGRAHVREGTRQRVQHAIKELERQQFQLATSGRKLVVDVLVEAPSRFSEEIREALESELPMLRPAVFRPRFMMQDTMTTAQVVDALEAVGRRGSHGVFLKARDIPEISEAIAGLQQRGIPVVTIFTDMPGSARIAYAGLNNRMAGATAAFLIGQWLARPQGNVLVTMSDGHFRGEEEREAGFRDELRRRYPKLMLVDASGGHGLDVETEERVRRAVGRKREVAAVYSMGGGNVAILRALHAMGKAPKCFIAHDLDRDNMRLLRDGQISAVLHHDLRQDMRNACHQIMHFHKLLPVSAIGDSSSVVVVTPVNIPQYIDRRFGKNRQK; via the coding sequence ATGCCGCATCGCTTTCTCATGAAGGAAATCGCCCTGCAGGCCGGCGTCGGCCTGGCCACGGTCGACCGGGTGCTGAATGGCCGGGCACACGTGCGTGAAGGCACCCGCCAGCGGGTTCAGCACGCAATTAAAGAGCTTGAAAGGCAACAGTTTCAGCTAGCGACCAGCGGCCGAAAGCTCGTCGTCGACGTCCTGGTGGAGGCTCCGAGCAGATTTTCCGAAGAGATACGCGAGGCGCTGGAATCTGAACTTCCGATGCTCCGTCCGGCCGTGTTTCGGCCGCGCTTCATGATGCAGGACACCATGACCACCGCCCAGGTCGTGGACGCACTCGAGGCGGTGGGCCGCCGGGGCAGCCATGGCGTATTTCTCAAGGCGCGCGATATTCCCGAGATATCGGAGGCAATTGCCGGGCTGCAGCAACGAGGCATTCCGGTTGTGACCATTTTTACCGATATGCCTGGGTCGGCGCGGATCGCCTATGCGGGCCTTAACAACCGGATGGCGGGCGCAACCGCCGCTTTTCTCATCGGCCAGTGGCTTGCCCGGCCGCAGGGGAATGTCCTGGTAACGATGAGCGATGGCCACTTCAGGGGCGAGGAGGAACGTGAAGCCGGCTTTCGCGACGAACTGCGCAGACGCTATCCGAAATTGATGCTGGTAGACGCCAGTGGCGGGCACGGGCTCGATGTCGAGACTGAGGAACGGGTGCGAAGGGCTGTCGGTAGAAAAAGAGAAGTCGCGGCGGTGTATTCAATGGGCGGTGGGAATGTCGCGATACTCCGTGCCCTGCATGCCATGGGGAAAGCGCCAAAGTGCTTCATCGCGCATGACCTCGACCGGGACAACATGCGCCTGCTGCGAGACGGGCAGATCAGCGCGGTATTGCATCATGACCTGCGACAGGACATGAGGAACGCCTGCCACCAGATCATGCATTTCCACAAACTGCTGCCTGTGTCGGCCATCGGCGATTCGTCGTCCGTGGTTGTGGTCACCCCGGTGAACATCCCGCAATACATAGACCGTCGTTTTGGCAAAAACCGTCAGAAATAG
- a CDS encoding phytanoyl-CoA dioxygenase family protein, whose amino-acid sequence MDQAHLHSNEKRRRQYREQDCSLHDFLAVLQDRSDDVQLEYAREICEQVPIYDCAELGRVLDDAVARADLQAEWAEVLHRGPGVLVLKRAFPDPTPIDDATAVFEAIIRDEREAGGAAADHFAKAGANDRIWNAQQKLCLRAPSVFARYYANPMLVAAAQAWLGPCFQMTSQVNVVRPGGDAQQAHRDYHLGFQVAAEAERYPPHVHAMSPFLTLQGAVAHSDMPVASGPTKLLPFSQRYAEGYLAWRRQDFRDHFEANYVQLPIEKGDVIFFSPALFHAAGANRTAGVQRMANLLQISSAYGRAMESLNRARMCEVLYPVLLDKLAASKISEAEADAVIASCAEVYPFPANLDNVPPAGGLAPESQQMLFARTLRESWKADIFTSAIRRQAALQEA is encoded by the coding sequence ATGGATCAAGCCCACTTACACTCAAACGAAAAGCGGCGCAGACAGTATCGGGAACAGGATTGTTCACTTCACGACTTCCTCGCAGTCCTGCAGGACCGCAGCGATGACGTTCAACTCGAATACGCCCGCGAAATATGTGAACAGGTGCCGATTTACGACTGCGCCGAATTGGGCCGCGTGCTCGACGATGCGGTGGCCCGCGCCGATCTGCAGGCTGAGTGGGCGGAGGTTCTACATCGCGGTCCGGGCGTGCTGGTGCTGAAGCGCGCCTTTCCCGATCCGACCCCGATTGACGATGCGACGGCGGTCTTCGAAGCGATCATCCGCGATGAACGGGAAGCAGGCGGAGCAGCCGCCGATCATTTCGCAAAAGCGGGGGCCAACGACAGGATCTGGAATGCACAGCAAAAGCTCTGCTTGCGCGCACCGTCCGTGTTCGCCCGTTACTACGCCAACCCAATGCTGGTGGCCGCGGCCCAAGCATGGCTGGGGCCCTGCTTTCAGATGACGTCGCAGGTGAACGTGGTTCGGCCCGGCGGCGATGCACAACAGGCGCATCGGGACTATCACCTGGGATTCCAGGTAGCAGCCGAGGCCGAACGCTATCCGCCGCACGTCCATGCGATGTCGCCTTTCCTGACGCTGCAAGGCGCCGTCGCCCACAGCGACATGCCCGTGGCAAGCGGTCCCACCAAGCTGCTGCCGTTTTCGCAGCGATATGCCGAGGGTTATCTTGCATGGCGGCGCCAGGACTTTCGGGATCATTTTGAGGCCAACTACGTCCAGTTGCCCATCGAGAAAGGCGACGTGATCTTCTTCAGCCCCGCGCTCTTTCATGCCGCAGGGGCAAACCGGACGGCAGGTGTTCAGCGCATGGCCAACCTGCTGCAGATTTCCTCGGCTTACGGCCGCGCAATGGAGTCGTTGAATCGGGCAAGGATGTGCGAGGTCCTGTATCCGGTACTGCTGGATAAGCTCGCGGCGTCAAAGATCAGCGAAGCCGAAGCCGATGCGGTGATTGCCTCGTGCGCCGAGGTCTACCCGTTTCCCGCCAACCTTGACAATGTCCCGCCTGCAGGCGGCCTTGCGCCGGAAAGCCAGCAAATGTTGTTCGCCCGGACGCTCAGGGAGTCGTGGAAGGCCGACATTTTCACCTCGGCGATTCGGCGGCAAGCCGCACTACAGGAAGCCTGA
- a CDS encoding DUF2971 domain-containing protein: MYPEFFYKYRSISKKFDEIADDHAIQALFKSYGNFSGRKNFNDLFDSKIDLAKPTPQQFKALRNHIHKAQKHIFDGLTKSGKFTQAGHGHLNDLEQMFNELIDSYAVYSLSAKATSNLMWAHYADSHRGFCIEFRSQYIQALPVTYSDNIAKLEMIDLFRLQLSTVDENELGKKVVAALRVKLKEWSYEDEYRYLANDENSRIPAGKLRKEVYYQPEFVEAIIFGCRMEERVKRYIIQNMPYPVKYKQAQEGMSTVNIVDSDLA; encoded by the coding sequence ATGTATCCAGAATTCTTTTACAAATACCGTTCAATCTCGAAGAAATTTGACGAGATTGCGGATGATCACGCAATTCAAGCTCTATTTAAGAGCTATGGAAATTTCTCTGGTCGAAAGAATTTCAACGACCTATTTGACTCAAAAATAGACTTGGCTAAGCCGACGCCACAACAGTTTAAGGCTTTGCGAAACCACATACACAAGGCTCAAAAGCACATATTTGACGGGCTGACCAAGAGTGGTAAATTTACACAGGCAGGTCACGGACATCTCAATGATCTTGAACAAATGTTCAACGAGCTTATCGACAGCTACGCCGTATATTCACTATCTGCGAAAGCTACCAGCAACTTGATGTGGGCACATTACGCAGATTCGCATAGAGGATTCTGCATTGAATTTAGATCTCAGTACATTCAAGCTCTTCCGGTAACCTACTCCGATAACATTGCCAAGCTTGAGATGATAGACCTGTTTCGCCTTCAGCTCAGTACTGTGGATGAAAACGAACTCGGCAAGAAGGTAGTGGCCGCTTTGAGAGTAAAACTAAAAGAGTGGTCTTATGAGGATGAGTACCGTTATCTAGCGAATGATGAGAATAGCAGAATTCCGGCAGGAAAACTTAGGAAGGAAGTTTATTATCAGCCGGAATTTGTTGAAGCGATCATTTTTGGATGCCGAATGGAGGAGCGGGTAAAGCGATACATTATTCAAAACATGCCCTATCCTGTAAAGTACAAGCAGGCACAAGAAGGCATGAGTACCGTTAACATTGTAGATAGTGATTTAGCTTGA
- a CDS encoding cold shock domain-containing protein has protein sequence MNEGRVKNFDILKGFGFITRPKGKDVFFHWSDIQSKYEGGAVAAGTSVTFDIDPEKAHRARNVVIVS, from the coding sequence ATGAATGAGGGACGTGTAAAAAATTTCGATATTCTAAAAGGCTTTGGATTTATTACCCGCCCTAAAGGGAAGGATGTTTTCTTTCATTGGAGTGACATCCAATCAAAGTACGAAGGAGGGGCCGTGGCAGCCGGTACGAGCGTGACCTTTGATATTGATCCAGAAAAAGCTCATCGGGCTAGAAACGTTGTTATCGTCAGTTAG
- a CDS encoding reverse transcriptase family protein, giving the protein MKIAYSNSSIGSVAALAKMLDVTENFLTLVASKPDDFYSISKIPKKTDGFRTISDPVKELKIVQRRIVRRIFSKCSFPSYLFGSIRDEINPRDFVRNAQYHSQAREVMAFDVESFFPSVRPQFVKKVLKFLFNLPNEVAEMLVSLMTLQDGLPQGAPTSSYVANLIFYDCEHKIVKTLNAMGFTYSRLVDDITVSSKTIIKNEERRFIYEQISKMLGEKKLKISQRKYGVTNTTVIGKKTVVTGLVVEDKMIKLPKEKVKLIGQMVYELKSKAEVSTTDHEYHKSFNKASGLVALYSRLNTKKAEIHRQHLRQILPTYDNKKAKKIGWLCRKFIGYSKLHPSKFSEEGYTRKYYKFKHKISILSRTNRTLAISLEKDLKPLKPTCLLASFHE; this is encoded by the coding sequence ATGAAAATTGCATATTCTAATTCTTCTATTGGAAGCGTTGCTGCATTAGCAAAAATGCTTGATGTTACAGAGAATTTCCTCACGCTTGTAGCATCTAAACCAGATGATTTTTACTCCATATCGAAAATTCCAAAAAAGACAGATGGATTCAGAACGATTTCTGACCCTGTAAAAGAACTAAAAATTGTTCAACGCCGCATTGTCCGGCGAATTTTTTCTAAGTGTTCGTTTCCGAGTTATCTATTTGGATCTATCAGGGATGAAATAAATCCTCGCGATTTCGTTCGGAACGCGCAATATCATAGCCAAGCACGAGAGGTTATGGCTTTTGATGTCGAATCTTTCTTTCCATCCGTACGCCCTCAATTTGTAAAAAAAGTTCTTAAGTTCTTATTTAATTTGCCAAACGAAGTTGCTGAAATGCTCGTTTCGCTGATGACTCTTCAGGATGGGCTTCCGCAAGGAGCACCGACTAGTTCGTATGTGGCAAATCTAATTTTTTATGACTGCGAACATAAGATAGTAAAAACTTTGAATGCAATGGGTTTTACCTATTCACGACTCGTTGACGATATAACGGTAAGTTCAAAAACAATAATAAAAAACGAAGAAAGACGCTTTATATATGAGCAAATTAGTAAGATGTTGGGTGAAAAAAAACTGAAGATTAGTCAGCGAAAATATGGGGTTACAAACACTACAGTGATTGGGAAGAAAACTGTTGTAACTGGGCTGGTAGTCGAAGATAAAATGATAAAACTGCCAAAAGAAAAAGTAAAATTAATCGGGCAGATGGTGTACGAGCTTAAGAGCAAGGCGGAGGTTAGTACGACAGATCATGAGTATCATAAATCGTTTAATAAAGCTTCTGGATTGGTCGCTCTCTATAGTCGATTAAATACAAAAAAGGCAGAAATTCATCGTCAACATTTGCGTCAAATTTTGCCAACATATGACAATAAAAAAGCAAAGAAAATAGGGTGGCTCTGCAGGAAATTTATCGGGTATTCAAAACTACACCCAAGTAAATTTTCCGAAGAAGGCTACACTCGTAAATACTACAAGTTCAAACACAAAATTAGTATATTGAGTCGCACAAATCGAACCTTGGCGATTAGCCTAGAGAAAGATTTGAAGCCGCTGAAACCAACATGTTTATTAGCGAGTTTCCATGAATGA
- a CDS encoding site-specific integrase has product MENLANPLKNIRKPAGSRARNRRLETGEYDLILGRLKASENPYAACAFDLAIETSLRQGMLFKVRWEWVNLSARMIRFPASTVEISNKGVPAALPLSRRAIEVLQSICPRNDKGEIVQPSAGLVLATTANAIICIWKRALAKVKIEDLRWHDLRHEAASRLFEKGFHPMEVASITGHKSMQMLKRYTHLKPESLLERLG; this is encoded by the coding sequence ATGGAAAATCTTGCCAATCCACTGAAAAATATTCGTAAACCGGCTGGCAGTCGTGCGCGCAATCGCCGCCTGGAAACAGGGGAGTACGATCTCATTCTTGGTCGATTAAAAGCAAGTGAAAACCCGTATGCCGCGTGCGCTTTTGATCTGGCAATAGAAACAAGCCTGCGGCAAGGAATGCTGTTTAAAGTTAGGTGGGAGTGGGTGAATCTTTCCGCGCGGATGATACGGTTCCCGGCCAGCACCGTGGAAATTTCGAATAAAGGGGTGCCGGCGGCATTGCCCTTATCTAGGCGTGCTATCGAGGTGCTGCAGTCTATCTGCCCTCGGAATGACAAAGGCGAAATTGTGCAACCAAGCGCCGGACTTGTGCTGGCCACTACGGCGAACGCAATCATTTGCATCTGGAAACGCGCGCTGGCCAAAGTGAAAATCGAAGACCTGCGCTGGCACGATCTACGTCACGAAGCTGCCTCGCGGCTATTCGAAAAGGGATTTCATCCAATGGAGGTGGCCAGTATCACCGGGCATAAAAGCATGCAGATGCTCAAGAGGTACACTCACCTCAAACCGGAAAGTCTTTTGGAGAGATTGGGGTGA
- a CDS encoding transposase: protein MSLVHKQQIKLRDGQWQKLEPLLTGKQSDPGANAKNNRLFIEAVLWIVLNKGSWRCLPERFGSSSTVYMRFRRWTECDFWRQLAQSQADDKELAQTLGKIVEYSDLYTRRIEQRLLRKAQKTLYRSAIAAAKAARPAGRTQVAVDESTLHWVGLVTA from the coding sequence ATGAGCCTGGTGCATAAGCAGCAAATCAAACTTCGGGACGGGCAATGGCAAAAGCTTGAGCCGCTCCTGACCGGGAAACAGAGCGATCCCGGCGCCAATGCAAAAAACAACCGTCTGTTCATCGAGGCCGTGCTGTGGATAGTGCTCAACAAAGGTTCGTGGCGCTGCCTGCCCGAGCGGTTCGGCAGTTCAAGCACGGTCTACATGCGTTTCCGGCGCTGGACCGAATGCGATTTCTGGCGCCAGCTGGCGCAAAGCCAGGCCGACGACAAGGAGTTGGCGCAGACGCTGGGGAAAATTGTCGAATACAGCGATTTGTATACCCGGCGCATTGAACAGCGCTTGCTGAGAAAAGCCCAGAAGACGCTCTACAGGTCTGCGATAGCGGCTGCCAAGGCGGCCCGTCCGGCCGGGCGCACCCAGGTCGCGGTGGACGAATCAACCTTGCACTGGGTGGGACTGGTCACGGCATGA
- a CDS encoding TetR/AcrR family transcriptional regulator has protein sequence MEMTQDKPRKKAGRPLSFDRELALERAMLVFWRYGYEATSLNDLTCAMGITPPSLYTAFGDKERLFLEAVEYYLAKKPCFFESIVAEPLTAKESIRSYLEVIAISQTDPNQPPGCMVVTSATNCTAASSHVQEVLADYRGQMEAGIKDRLDRGVREGELAADTDTAAMASFFVTVIHGMSTQARDNAGREKLLAIGAQAMRAWPDPL, from the coding sequence ATGGAAATGACACAAGACAAGCCGCGCAAGAAGGCCGGCCGTCCTTTATCGTTCGATAGGGAACTTGCGCTGGAACGCGCGATGCTGGTTTTTTGGCGTTACGGATATGAGGCGACGTCGCTCAACGACCTCACCTGCGCCATGGGAATCACGCCGCCCAGCCTGTATACGGCCTTCGGCGACAAGGAACGCCTGTTTCTGGAAGCAGTGGAATATTATCTTGCAAAGAAGCCATGTTTTTTCGAGTCGATCGTGGCCGAGCCGCTGACGGCTAAGGAAAGCATCCGCAGCTACCTCGAAGTAATCGCCATCTCGCAAACCGATCCCAACCAGCCGCCCGGTTGCATGGTGGTGACTTCAGCCACCAATTGCACCGCCGCCTCTTCGCATGTGCAGGAAGTACTGGCGGATTACCGCGGGCAGATGGAGGCCGGCATCAAGGACCGGCTGGACCGCGGCGTGCGCGAGGGCGAATTGGCTGCCGACACCGATACCGCCGCGATGGCGAGTTTTTTCGTGACAGTCATCCACGGCATGTCGACCCAGGCGCGCGACAACGCCGGGCGCGAGAAGCTGCTGGCGATCGGTGCGCAAGCGATGCGCGCCTGGCCTGATCCGCTTTAA